Proteins encoded together in one bacterium window:
- a CDS encoding ABC-F family ATP-binding cassette domain-containing protein → MIHAPIILKDISVVFPGKICFEKVNKTIHPGDRIAIIGKNGNGKTALLNIIQGLLEPSQGRVIIPENVVFGYVPQVIEDHAHLSGGQRLNKALTQALAQNPSVLCLDEPTNHLDASNRKSLLRLLKNYTGTLIIISHDIELLRTYVDHIWHIHDGTIDFFTGNYDDYRAHEKAEHLAKIKQREFLKKEDRKNREALLAEHKRAAQSKRTNKNENDKILLRAMQESGARTTNKKQGKINKVHHKIEAELKEFRLPETITAKFNLPACTAHQQTLITIREGNCGYQKPVLENIILHVMSTERIALLGNNASGKSTLVKAIMHHRSVIREGAWQVPAQKDIGYLDQHNKNLDENTSVFDTIKEAAPTWTSPEIRKHLNDFLFRKNEEVEKLVKYLSGGEKTRLSLAQIAAQSPQLLILDEVTNCLDLETRQHVIDVLQCYPGALIVISHDADFLTAIGIDNFYKIKNGIMVRDNLK, encoded by the coding sequence ATGATTCATGCCCCAATCATTCTCAAAGATATTAGCGTTGTGTTTCCAGGAAAAATCTGCTTTGAAAAAGTAAACAAAACTATTCATCCCGGAGACCGCATTGCCATCATTGGCAAAAACGGCAATGGCAAAACAGCCTTACTCAACATTATTCAGGGATTATTAGAGCCTTCTCAGGGCCGCGTTATTATTCCTGAAAATGTTGTTTTTGGTTATGTACCACAAGTTATTGAAGACCATGCTCACTTGAGCGGCGGTCAGCGCTTGAACAAAGCACTGACACAAGCTCTTGCACAAAACCCTTCGGTCTTGTGTTTGGACGAACCCACCAACCATTTGGATGCTAGCAATCGCAAGTCTTTGCTGCGACTTTTAAAAAATTATACCGGCACACTCATTATTATTTCTCATGATATTGAGCTTTTACGCACCTACGTTGACCACATTTGGCACATTCACGATGGCACAATAGATTTTTTTACCGGCAATTATGACGACTACCGCGCCCACGAAAAAGCAGAACATCTTGCAAAAATTAAACAACGCGAATTCTTAAAAAAAGAAGATAGAAAAAATCGTGAAGCTTTATTGGCAGAACACAAACGCGCCGCACAATCAAAGCGCACTAATAAAAACGAAAATGATAAAATCTTGCTACGAGCCATGCAAGAAAGTGGCGCTCGCACCACCAATAAAAAACAGGGCAAAATCAACAAAGTCCATCACAAAATTGAAGCAGAATTAAAAGAGTTTCGACTACCAGAAACTATTACCGCTAAATTCAATCTGCCGGCATGTACGGCCCACCAACAAACACTTATCACCATTCGCGAAGGCAACTGCGGCTACCAAAAACCGGTTTTAGAAAATATCATCCTCCACGTTATGAGTACCGAACGCATTGCCTTGCTTGGCAACAACGCTTCTGGAAAATCAACATTAGTCAAAGCAATCATGCACCATCGCAGCGTTATACGCGAAGGTGCATGGCAAGTCCCAGCTCAAAAAGATATTGGCTATCTTGACCAACACAATAAAAATCTTGATGAAAACACATCAGTCTTTGACACCATAAAAGAAGCGGCACCAACATGGACTTCACCCGAAATTCGCAAACATTTAAATGATTTTTTATTTAGAAAAAATGAAGAAGTAGAAAAACTGGTCAAGTATCTTTCTGGTGGCGAAAAAACCCGTCTTTCGTTAGCACAAATTGCCGCCCAAAGCCCGCAGCTTTTAATTCTTGATGAAGTTACCAATTGTTTGGACCTTGAAACCCGCCAACACGTTATTGATGTTTTGCAATGCTACCCAGGGGCATTAATCGTCATTTCCCATGACGCTGATTTTTTAACTGCAATTGGTATTGATAATTTTTATAAAATTAAAAACGGCATCATGGTGCGCGACAATTTAAAATAG
- a CDS encoding ABC transporter ATP-binding protein: MDPLKRLLAYTRQYWQKLVVSIVAASLYGIVAAMPTYIVKHTVDDIFISHYRHLIMPFMLLFLAFFICKGLFSYITSYYMHWVGNKVVIDIRHDLFNKVIDFPLSFFKQHSTGELMSYFLNDIQMVQNASASAIRNGVRSFFEAFFLISFAFVQNWKLSMLMMVVGPLIGLTIRRMGKATKIASCAIQREMGSISSMLQEMFVGIREIKAFNAERFEVGRLTKQLDRCFSSIMNNVHIESLLPALIKSIAMIGGVVAFYVATNQVLNGAISAGQLASFVVAVLLCYQPLKRVVSVYSEVQYGLAAAERIFSMMDQVYPALQNRTIEIKNFETAIEFNDVSFSYQPEKPILEKVNFIIRRGECIGIVGPSGAGKSTLCDMLLGFLLPTSGNMALDGKDFATICSTSLRSKIGYVGQRTFLFNDTIRNNILYSFPNASDAAIEQACKEAYAHDFIEQLPHGYQTMVGEDGTLVSGGQKQRITIARALLKDPEILIFDEATSSLDHESEKMIQRTIQELRHKKTMLIVSHRMSFLEHVDRILVVQKGSVQEARDAKQAVASEVRL; this comes from the coding sequence ATGGATCCATTGAAAAGGCTCTTGGCCTATACCAGGCAGTATTGGCAGAAGCTTGTTGTTTCAATTGTTGCTGCTTCTTTGTACGGCATCGTAGCGGCCATGCCAACGTATATTGTTAAACATACCGTCGATGATATTTTCATCAGTCACTATCGGCATTTAATTATGCCCTTCATGCTGCTCTTTTTGGCATTTTTTATCTGCAAAGGTTTATTTTCGTACATCACGTCGTACTATATGCACTGGGTCGGCAACAAAGTTGTTATCGACATTCGTCACGATTTATTTAATAAAGTAATCGATTTTCCACTTTCTTTTTTTAAGCAACATTCAACTGGCGAGTTGATGTCATATTTTTTAAATGATATTCAAATGGTTCAAAACGCTTCAGCTTCTGCCATTCGCAACGGCGTGCGTAGCTTTTTTGAAGCATTCTTTTTAATTAGTTTTGCCTTTGTCCAAAATTGGAAGCTATCAATGTTGATGATGGTTGTTGGGCCGTTGATTGGTTTAACAATTCGTCGTATGGGCAAGGCAACCAAAATTGCCTCATGTGCTATCCAGCGCGAGATGGGTTCCATTAGCTCAATGTTGCAAGAAATGTTTGTTGGCATTCGTGAAATTAAAGCGTTTAATGCCGAGCGGTTTGAAGTTGGTCGGTTGACCAAGCAGCTGGATCGTTGCTTTTCGTCGATCATGAACAATGTTCATATCGAGTCGCTTTTGCCAGCGCTTATTAAATCTATCGCTATGATTGGCGGGGTGGTGGCATTTTATGTGGCAACCAATCAAGTTCTTAATGGTGCCATTTCTGCCGGGCAGCTTGCGTCATTTGTGGTTGCGGTGTTGCTTTGCTATCAGCCGCTTAAACGCGTGGTTAGTGTGTATTCTGAAGTTCAATACGGTCTTGCGGCGGCTGAGCGTATTTTTAGTATGATGGACCAAGTCTATCCCGCGTTGCAAAACCGCACCATTGAAATAAAAAACTTTGAGACCGCCATTGAATTTAATGACGTGAGTTTTTCATATCAACCAGAAAAACCTATTTTAGAAAAGGTAAATTTTATCATCCGTCGTGGCGAGTGTATTGGTATTGTTGGGCCGTCTGGTGCGGGCAAAAGTACGCTGTGCGATATGTTGTTGGGCTTTTTGTTACCAACGAGCGGGAACATGGCGCTTGATGGTAAAGACTTTGCTACCATCTGCTCAACAAGCTTGCGCAGCAAAATTGGCTATGTTGGCCAGCGCACCTTTTTATTTAACGATACGATTCGCAATAATATTTTGTATTCTTTTCCTAACGCTTCAGATGCTGCCATTGAGCAGGCATGCAAAGAGGCCTACGCGCACGACTTTATTGAGCAGCTGCCGCACGGCTATCAAACGATGGTTGGCGAAGATGGGACCTTGGTTTCAGGCGGGCAAAAGCAACGTATTACTATTGCGCGGGCTTTGCTGAAAGATCCTGAGATTTTAATTTTTGATGAGGCTACTTCGTCGCTTGATCATGAATCTGAAAAGATGATTCAGCGCACTATTCAAGAATTGCGCCACAAAAAAACTATGCTGATCGTTTCACACCGCATGTCATTTCTCGAACACGTAGATCGAATTTTGGTGGTTCAAAAAGGCTCTGTACAAGAAGCTCGTGATGCCAAGCAAGCGGTAGCGAGTGAAGTGCGGTTGTAA